One Roseburia rectibacter DNA window includes the following coding sequences:
- a CDS encoding tRNA dihydrouridine synthase produces MAEMKFYLAPMEGLTGFVFRNAYQKHFGDIDTYFTPFINNKKMNYKEIKDILPEHNKGMHVVPQILTNRAEDFLAIAKELGNYGYESVNLNLGCPSGTVVTKHRGAGFLAVPEELDHFLEEIFADCPLRISVKTRIGINDAGEWERILSIYEKYPMEELIIHPRVQKDFYNNTPDMDAFLYAVENSRHTLCYNGDICSVDDYKAWIQKMEGKDREHGSGSTAQHTEHMMLGRGILKNPGLVGELMGHAPITKDQFHAFHDDVLKGYLDVMSGERNTLFRMKELWFYFAKYFTEPEKYVKQIKKTQRVAEYRVIVDNLFREQEWQPE; encoded by the coding sequence ATGGCAGAAATGAAATTTTATTTAGCACCGATGGAAGGACTCACAGGTTTTGTGTTCCGTAATGCATATCAGAAGCACTTTGGAGATATTGATACTTATTTTACACCGTTTATCAACAATAAAAAGATGAACTACAAAGAGATCAAGGACATTCTGCCGGAGCATAACAAAGGGATGCATGTGGTTCCGCAGATCCTGACAAACCGTGCAGAAGATTTTCTTGCGATTGCAAAAGAACTGGGGAACTATGGATATGAGAGTGTTAATTTAAATCTCGGATGTCCATCCGGTACGGTTGTCACAAAGCACCGTGGAGCAGGTTTTCTTGCAGTGCCGGAAGAATTGGATCATTTTCTGGAAGAAATTTTTGCAGACTGTCCGCTTAGAATATCGGTAAAAACCCGCATTGGCATAAATGATGCCGGGGAGTGGGAACGTATTCTTTCCATTTATGAAAAATATCCGATGGAGGAGCTTATTATTCATCCGAGGGTACAGAAAGACTTTTATAATAATACGCCGGACATGGATGCATTTTTATATGCAGTGGAAAACAGCAGACACACCTTGTGTTACAACGGTGATATCTGCTCGGTGGATGATTATAAAGCCTGGATACAGAAGATGGAAGGAAAAGACAGGGAACATGGCAGTGGAAGTACTGCGCAGCACACAGAGCATATGATGCTTGGGCGTGGAATTTTAAAGAATCCGGGACTGGTTGGAGAGCTGATGGGACATGCGCCGATTACAAAAGATCAGTTTCATGCGTTTCATGATGATGTACTGAAAGGTTATCTGGATGTAATGTCAGGGGAGCGCAATACACTGTTCCGGATGAAAGAACTATGGTTTTATTTTGCGAAATACTTCACGGAACCGGAAAAATATGTAAAGCAGATCAAAAAGACACAGCGGGTGGCAGAGTACCGTGTGATCGTGGATAATCTGTTCCGGGAGCAGGAGTGGCAGCCGGAATAA
- a CDS encoding glycoside hydrolase family 43 protein produces the protein MRKHNKIIFSTCIVLGFTAVLAGAALTGGEKVPKDFTVSYDGITTADIKAGVSVHDPSVIEADGTYYIFGSHMSAASSKDLRNWTSIGDGYTQSNPIFDNLLGTEHVFDYTGSKDSVIPTDDKKYHVWAPDVIYNREQGLYYMYFCTSSTWNASNLCYAVSNQPQGPYTWKGALVYSGFTKDTIEATDVLDYVDIDYAKKNYIMAGNKYNYEKYPNAIDPTVFYDADGKMWMVYGSWSGGIFLLEIDEKTGLVIHPQEDDENDVDTYFGKRLLGGGHKSIEGPYILYDDESGYYYLFVSYGSLTREGGYQMRVFRSKTVDGEYIDMNGAYPGMWDDNAAYGLKLSGNYYLPGLDKAYMATGHNSAFVDEDGKKYIVYHTRFDNGQEYHEPRVHQYFLNRDGWPCMLPYATDGETIAEDGYDISEVAGTYYVIDQGTAINAEIAEPVKLVLMENGKVYGENMEGTWSMEEGTCYMTVTYGDKEYNGVFCQMKDEAGTDVMTFSAVGANESVWGVKYFK, from the coding sequence ATGAGAAAACATAACAAAATCATTTTTTCTACGTGTATTGTATTGGGATTTACTGCAGTGCTTGCGGGGGCAGCATTGACAGGAGGAGAGAAGGTTCCAAAAGATTTTACAGTCAGTTATGATGGAATAACGACGGCTGATATTAAGGCAGGAGTCAGTGTACATGATCCGTCTGTGATAGAGGCAGATGGTACCTATTACATTTTTGGATCGCACATGTCTGCTGCGTCATCGAAAGATCTGCGGAACTGGACATCGATCGGAGACGGATATACGCAGTCGAATCCGATTTTTGACAATCTGCTTGGAACAGAACATGTATTTGATTATACAGGAAGTAAAGATTCTGTGATACCAACCGATGATAAGAAATATCATGTATGGGCACCGGATGTAATTTATAACAGGGAGCAGGGATTATACTATATGTATTTTTGCACGTCTTCGACATGGAATGCATCAAACCTGTGCTATGCGGTTTCAAATCAGCCGCAGGGACCGTATACATGGAAGGGGGCACTGGTCTATTCCGGCTTTACAAAGGATACGATTGAAGCAACCGATGTACTTGACTATGTGGATATCGATTATGCCAAAAAGAACTATATTATGGCAGGAAATAAATATAATTATGAGAAATATCCAAATGCGATCGATCCGACTGTTTTTTATGATGCCGACGGAAAAATGTGGATGGTCTATGGTTCGTGGTCGGGTGGAATTTTTCTTTTAGAGATCGATGAGAAAACAGGACTTGTCATTCATCCGCAGGAAGACGATGAAAATGATGTGGATACTTATTTTGGAAAACGGCTTCTTGGCGGTGGACATAAATCGATCGAAGGACCTTATATCCTCTATGATGATGAGAGCGGATATTATTACCTGTTTGTTTCCTATGGTTCTTTAACCAGAGAGGGTGGTTATCAGATGCGCGTGTTCCGTTCTAAAACAGTGGATGGAGAATATATCGATATGAATGGGGCATATCCTGGCATGTGGGATGATAATGCAGCTTATGGTCTGAAACTTTCTGGTAATTATTATCTGCCGGGGCTTGATAAGGCATATATGGCGACCGGTCACAACTCTGCTTTTGTGGATGAAGATGGAAAAAAATATATTGTATATCATACCCGTTTTGACAATGGACAGGAATATCATGAACCGCGTGTGCATCAGTATTTTCTGAACCGGGATGGATGGCCATGTATGCTGCCTTATGCAACCGATGGCGAGACGATCGCAGAAGACGGTTATGATATTTCAGAGGTGGCGGGAACGTATTATGTGATCGACCAGGGAACTGCGATCAATGCAGAGATCGCCGAGCCGGTAAAACTGGTACTTATGGAGAATGGAAAAGTATACGGTGAAAATATGGAAGGAACCTGGAGCATGGAGGAAGGAACCTGTTATATGACAGTTACATACGGAGACAAAGAATACAACGGTGTATTTTGTCAGATGAAAGATGAAGCGGGAACGGATGTAATGACATTTTCTGCAGTCGGGGCAAATGAGAGTGTCTGGGGTGTAAAATATTTTAAGTAA
- a CDS encoding alanine/glycine:cation symporter family protein, whose translation MLKAIDDFVWGVPLIVLILAVGIFLTIRLRGLQITKLSLAIKHMLANEKNGEHGEVSSFGALCTALSATIGTGNIVGVATALVAGGPGALFWMWIAALLGTATKYSECLLAIKYRVVAKDGHIVGGPFYYIENGMGEKWKWLAKIFAFFGVGVGLLGIGTFTQINGITSAVNNFFDPQNTCTVELFGRTYSWTVVIAGIILTLCVALVIIGGIKRISTVAQVVVPFMALLYVVVVLIVLFTHLSAIPGALVEIVQSAFGLRAAAGGTLGSILIAMQMGIARGIFSNEAGLGSAPIAAAAAQTNEPVAQGLVSMLGTIIDTVIICTMTGLSIVITGAWDMGLEGVSVTTKAFQMGLPFPEQVASFMLMVCLVFFAFTTILGWNYYSEKCLEYLVGDKKAVLKGYRWLYILAVFIGPFMTVSAVWTIADIFNGLMALPNLIALVALSGVVVAETKKYFEKQKY comes from the coding sequence ATGTTAAAAGCGATTGATGATTTCGTCTGGGGTGTTCCACTGATCGTACTGATCCTTGCGGTTGGTATCTTTCTTACGATCCGTCTGCGCGGACTTCAGATCACAAAACTGTCACTTGCCATAAAACATATGTTGGCAAATGAAAAAAACGGGGAACATGGGGAAGTTTCCAGTTTTGGTGCACTTTGTACAGCACTCTCTGCAACGATCGGAACAGGTAATATTGTCGGAGTAGCAACAGCGCTTGTTGCCGGAGGTCCCGGAGCATTGTTCTGGATGTGGATCGCGGCACTGCTTGGAACAGCAACAAAATATTCCGAGTGTTTACTTGCCATTAAGTACCGTGTTGTAGCAAAAGATGGTCATATCGTCGGAGGACCGTTTTATTACATCGAAAACGGAATGGGCGAGAAATGGAAATGGCTTGCAAAGATTTTTGCATTTTTTGGTGTTGGTGTGGGGTTACTTGGAATCGGAACTTTCACACAGATTAACGGAATCACGAGTGCTGTGAATAATTTCTTTGATCCACAGAATACGTGTACAGTGGAATTGTTTGGAAGAACATATTCCTGGACAGTTGTGATCGCAGGAATTATCCTTACCCTGTGTGTGGCACTGGTCATCATTGGAGGTATTAAGCGTATCTCTACGGTGGCACAGGTTGTGGTACCTTTTATGGCACTGCTTTATGTGGTTGTGGTACTGATCGTTCTTTTTACACACCTTAGTGCGATTCCGGGGGCACTTGTTGAGATCGTGCAGAGTGCATTTGGACTGCGTGCGGCTGCAGGCGGAACACTTGGCTCCATACTGATCGCCATGCAGATGGGAATTGCCCGCGGAATCTTTTCAAATGAGGCAGGACTTGGAAGTGCGCCGATCGCAGCAGCAGCGGCACAGACAAACGAGCCGGTGGCACAGGGACTTGTTTCCATGCTTGGAACAATCATTGACACCGTGATCATCTGTACGATGACAGGACTTTCTATCGTGATCACAGGAGCCTGGGATATGGGATTAGAAGGTGTATCTGTAACCACAAAGGCATTCCAGATGGGACTGCCATTTCCGGAGCAGGTGGCATCATTTATGCTGATGGTCTGTCTGGTATTCTTCGCATTTACAACGATCCTTGGCTGGAACTATTACAGTGAAAAGTGCCTGGAATATTTAGTCGGAGACAAAAAGGCTGTCTTAAAAGGATATCGCTGGCTGTATATCCTTGCAGTGTTTATCGGACCGTTCATGACAGTATCTGCTGTATGGACGATCGCAGATATCTTCAATGGACTCATGGCTCTGCCAAACCTGATCGCACTGGTTGCATTGAGCGGTGTGGTAGTTGCAGAGACAAAGAAATACTTTGAAAAACAAAAATATTAA
- a CDS encoding family 43 glycosylhydrolase, whose protein sequence is MTTEKKLKYNEPWILQRADPYVYRHVDGSYYFTASVPAYDGIVLRRAGSLEELPEAEEVMIWKKHESGPMSYHIWAPEIHYLFGKWYIYFAGGEKEDIWKIRPYVLECQGENPLTDEWVELGKMKRAEEDEFSFEAFSLDATVFENKGEYYYVWAEKVGVGRMVSNLYIAKMESGNQLKTVQVLLTTPDYDWERKGFWVNEGPAVIHHNGKLFLTYSASETGVDYCVGMLSIDEDADLLDPRLWKKERYPVLKTCEKLGIYGPGHNSFTVDENGNDIMVYHARTETEIIGDPLYNPNRHAMLMKVKWDDAGRPVFSYEN, encoded by the coding sequence ATGACAACTGAAAAGAAATTAAAGTACAACGAACCCTGGATCTTACAGCGTGCCGATCCATATGTTTATCGTCATGTGGACGGTTCCTATTATTTTACGGCATCCGTTCCGGCATATGATGGGATCGTGTTAAGACGTGCAGGGTCACTGGAGGAATTGCCGGAAGCAGAAGAAGTCATGATCTGGAAGAAACATGAGTCCGGTCCGATGAGTTATCATATCTGGGCACCAGAGATACATTACCTGTTTGGAAAGTGGTATATTTATTTTGCAGGGGGCGAGAAGGAAGATATCTGGAAGATCCGTCCGTATGTTTTAGAGTGTCAGGGAGAGAATCCGCTGACGGATGAATGGGTAGAACTTGGCAAGATGAAACGCGCTGAGGAAGATGAGTTTTCCTTTGAGGCATTTTCGCTGGATGCAACGGTGTTTGAAAATAAAGGTGAATATTACTATGTATGGGCAGAAAAAGTCGGGGTTGGCAGGATGGTTTCCAATCTGTATATCGCAAAGATGGAATCCGGTAATCAGTTAAAAACGGTACAGGTGCTTTTAACCACGCCGGATTATGACTGGGAGCGAAAAGGATTCTGGGTCAATGAGGGACCTGCAGTGATACATCATAATGGGAAACTGTTTTTAACTTACTCGGCAAGCGAGACGGGTGTGGATTACTGTGTCGGAATGTTGTCTATCGATGAGGATGCCGATCTGCTGGATCCGCGGTTATGGAAAAAAGAGCGTTATCCGGTGCTTAAGACCTGTGAGAAACTGGGCATTTACGGGCCGGGACACAACTCGTTTACTGTGGATGAAAATGGAAATGACATCATGGTTTACCATGCGCGGACGGAGACGGAAATCATTGGTGATCCACTGTACAATCCGAACCGTCATGCCATGCTTATGAAAGTAAAGTGGGATGATGCCGGAAGACCGGTATTTTCCTATGAAAATTAA
- a CDS encoding alpha-N-arabinofuranosidase — MAKLIINEENKKSRIEPEIYGHFSEHLGRCIYEGIYVGENSKIPNVNGMRTDVVEALKKLKVPVLRWPGGCFADEYHWMDGIGPKEKRKKMINTHWGGVVEDNSFGTHEYMELCRQIGCKTYVNGNLGSGTVREMSEWVEYMTFEGVSPMADLRKENGHEAPWKVDYFGVGNENWGCGGNMTPEYYANEYRRYQTYVRNYHPDRPIKKICCGANVADYYWTKGVLKTAFDHAEQWHGFMDGLSLHYYVHPEGWEIKGSSTDFDADVWYKTLSKALYMETLIERHGAIMDEYDPDKKVGMIVDEWGTWYTCEPGTNPGFLYQQNTVRDALVAGITLNIFNKHSDRVKMAALAQMVNVLQSVILTEGDQMIKTPTYHVMHMYRHHQGADLLESSLTGAGEIGPDEWRVPKITESVSMDENGVITVTMNNLSVEAPENVEIQFANRGYHVTEARIVTDSDMHAHNTFEAPDTVTEKDFTAYEETENGVNVTMPANSVIELRLAK, encoded by the coding sequence ATGGCAAAACTGATTATTAATGAGGAAAACAAAAAGAGCCGGATCGAACCGGAGATCTATGGACATTTTTCAGAACATCTGGGGAGATGTATTTACGAGGGAATTTATGTCGGGGAAAATTCTAAGATTCCGAATGTAAATGGAATGCGAACCGATGTTGTGGAGGCATTAAAAAAATTAAAAGTTCCGGTGCTGCGCTGGCCGGGTGGCTGCTTTGCAGATGAATATCACTGGATGGACGGAATCGGACCGAAAGAGAAACGTAAAAAAATGATCAATACGCACTGGGGTGGTGTCGTGGAAGATAACAGTTTCGGAACCCATGAATACATGGAGTTGTGCAGACAGATCGGATGTAAGACGTATGTCAATGGAAACCTCGGAAGCGGAACTGTCCGTGAAATGTCTGAGTGGGTGGAATACATGACTTTTGAAGGCGTTTCTCCGATGGCAGATTTAAGAAAAGAAAACGGACATGAGGCTCCGTGGAAAGTGGATTACTTTGGTGTCGGCAATGAGAACTGGGGATGCGGCGGTAACATGACGCCGGAATATTATGCGAACGAATACCGCAGATACCAGACTTATGTGCGCAATTATCATCCGGACCGCCCGATCAAAAAAATCTGCTGTGGTGCAAATGTGGCAGATTATTATTGGACAAAAGGCGTGTTAAAAACAGCATTTGACCATGCAGAGCAGTGGCATGGATTTATGGATGGACTCTCCCTCCATTACTATGTACATCCGGAAGGATGGGAGATCAAGGGAAGTTCCACAGATTTTGATGCAGATGTATGGTACAAGACTCTGTCAAAGGCACTGTACATGGAGACATTGATCGAGCGCCATGGTGCGATCATGGATGAGTATGATCCGGATAAAAAAGTCGGCATGATCGTGGATGAGTGGGGAACCTGGTATACCTGTGAACCGGGAACAAATCCGGGATTTTTATATCAGCAGAATACGGTGCGTGATGCACTCGTTGCAGGCATTACCTTAAATATCTTTAATAAGCACAGCGACCGTGTAAAAATGGCGGCATTAGCACAGATGGTCAATGTTTTACAGTCTGTGATTTTAACAGAGGGCGATCAGATGATCAAAACACCGACTTATCATGTTATGCATATGTATCGTCATCATCAGGGGGCAGACCTGTTAGAGAGCAGCTTAACCGGTGCAGGAGAGATCGGACCGGATGAATGGAGAGTGCCAAAGATCACAGAGTCAGTATCTATGGATGAGAATGGCGTGATCACCGTTACTATGAACAATCTGTCTGTGGAAGCACCGGAAAATGTTGAGATACAGTTTGCGAACCGTGGCTATCATGTGACCGAGGCAAGGATCGTGACCGATTCCGATATGCATGCACATAACACATTTGAGGCACCGGATACCGTGACAGAGAAAGATTTTACTGCCTATGAGGAGACGGAAAACGGCGTGAATGTCACAATGCCGGCAAACAGTGTGATCGAGCTGCGTCTTGCAAAATAA
- a CDS encoding DUF6171 family protein: protein MAQICKKCLLREMAEADAKMIEKYKEAIKKEDQVSESEYERRLNVCKTCDLLNAGTCGACGCYVELRAAAAVSKCPHKKW, encoded by the coding sequence ATGGCACAGATCTGTAAAAAGTGTCTGCTGCGCGAGATGGCGGAGGCAGATGCAAAAATGATAGAGAAATATAAAGAGGCGATCAAAAAAGAAGATCAGGTATCAGAGAGCGAGTATGAGAGACGTCTTAATGTCTGTAAAACCTGTGATCTTTTAAATGCGGGAACCTGCGGTGCGTGCGGCTGCTATGTGGAGCTGCGCGCTGCGGCAGCCGTTTCAAAATGCCCACATAAAAAATGGTAA
- a CDS encoding ArsR/SmtB family transcription factor: protein MLHITSLNDGLELFKALGSDVRIEILNILLENDNMSMNELASRLNITNGALTSHIKKLESSGLITISSESAGHGNQKICSIHLDKILIDLEKPVDIENVYHTELKVGHYTNYQICPTCGLASADALIGEVDDPRYFDHPDRYNADILWFTRGYVEYAIPNFIPASKKITQITISAELSSEAPGINNDWPSDISFYLNDIHIGDWTSPGDFGDVKGLLTPDWWYPNWNQYGLLKQLVINKNGTYIDGLKISDVKIDDFHLNCRSNIRFRLAVEDSAKHVGGLTIFGKSFGNYSQDIKVSLGYTPVEEIQ, encoded by the coding sequence TTGTTACACATCACCTCGTTAAATGATGGGCTTGAACTTTTTAAGGCACTTGGTTCCGATGTAAGAATTGAAATTTTAAATATTTTGCTTGAAAACGACAATATGAGCATGAATGAGCTCGCCTCACGTCTGAATATTACAAATGGTGCTTTAACCAGCCATATTAAAAAACTTGAAAGCAGCGGACTGATCACAATTTCAAGTGAATCTGCCGGTCACGGCAACCAGAAGATCTGTTCCATTCATTTAGATAAGATCCTGATCGATTTAGAAAAGCCTGTGGATATTGAGAATGTTTATCATACAGAATTAAAAGTCGGTCATTATACGAATTATCAGATCTGTCCGACCTGTGGGCTCGCCTCCGCAGACGCCCTGATCGGTGAAGTAGATGATCCCCGGTATTTTGACCATCCGGACCGCTATAACGCTGATATTTTATGGTTTACCAGAGGATATGTTGAGTATGCCATTCCAAATTTCATCCCGGCTTCCAAAAAGATCACACAGATCACGATTTCTGCAGAACTGAGTTCCGAAGCACCCGGCATCAATAATGACTGGCCTTCCGATATCAGTTTTTATTTAAACGACATTCATATCGGCGACTGGACTTCGCCCGGCGATTTCGGTGATGTAAAAGGACTGCTGACACCGGACTGGTGGTATCCGAACTGGAACCAGTACGGTCTGTTAAAACAGCTTGTCATAAATAAAAATGGAACATATATCGATGGACTGAAAATATCTGATGTCAAAATCGATGATTTTCACCTCAACTGCCGCAGTAATATCCGCTTCCGCCTCGCTGTGGAAGACAGTGCAAAACATGTCGGCGGACTTACAATCTTTGGAAAATCCTTTGGAAATTACAGTCAGGATATCAAGGTAAGCCTTGGCTATACCCCGGTGGAAGAAATACAATAA
- a CDS encoding YfcE family phosphodiesterase yields the protein MKIGIISDTHGIFREEWHRHLDGCDYLIHAGDFCTQKNYDSFRNFGIPLYMVRGNNDRGDWAKNLPEFLQFRIGGKTFFLVHNQFVLPFDLTDADFLIFGHTHHYTFYERFNKVYINPGSASDGRGDSKSLVILTLSGSNYSLERVIL from the coding sequence ATGAAAATTGGCATTATTTCCGATACACACGGTATATTTCGCGAAGAATGGCACCGTCATTTAGATGGCTGTGATTACCTGATCCATGCAGGCGATTTCTGTACACAGAAAAATTATGACAGTTTCCGGAATTTTGGTATTCCGCTTTATATGGTCCGCGGCAACAATGACCGCGGCGACTGGGCAAAAAATCTTCCTGAATTTTTACAGTTCCGCATTGGCGGCAAAACTTTTTTCCTGGTTCATAATCAGTTTGTCCTTCCATTTGACCTGACGGATGCTGATTTTCTTATCTTCGGACATACCCATCACTATACGTTTTATGAGCGTTTCAATAAAGTATATATCAATCCGGGCAGTGCCAGTGACGGACGCGGAGATTCAAAGAGTCTTGTGATCCTGACTCTGTCCGGCAGCAATTACAGTTTAGAACGTGTCATTCTGTGA
- a CDS encoding sensor domain-containing diguanylate cyclase: protein MESSVLEEKVFHKVMKNVPFGLVVSGEGRERKVYYVNQMAYHMLGYTREEYIKKVQGGWSRFLDIDLREVMRDHHEEILTGEPFELTALTETKDGNKKWLSFRVMVSMELKPVSYITITDVTEKVEKNRRYAREREYLKDCAARDSMTRLLNRGTMEERIKEELEAVEEGQNYAYIALDLDNFKQINDMYGHWAGDSIIMGISNILREVYGNNARIGRMGGDEFAVFIPDVKDRAQIQSQADEVLRRLRLQKEMIGMAEEPTASIGIAFGPEDGRSFRELYHRADEALYQVKNEEKDSIAIYTMI, encoded by the coding sequence ATGGAAAGCTCAGTATTGGAGGAAAAGGTTTTTCACAAAGTCATGAAAAATGTTCCGTTTGGTCTTGTCGTAAGCGGTGAGGGAAGAGAACGCAAGGTATATTATGTGAATCAGATGGCATATCACATGCTCGGTTACACAAGAGAGGAATATATAAAAAAAGTGCAGGGCGGATGGAGCCGGTTTTTGGATATTGATCTAAGAGAGGTCATGCGGGATCATCATGAAGAAATCCTGACAGGCGAGCCATTTGAGCTGACTGCTCTGACAGAGACGAAGGACGGAAATAAAAAGTGGCTGTCTTTTCGTGTTATGGTATCTATGGAGTTAAAGCCTGTCAGTTATATTACGATCACTGATGTAACAGAGAAGGTAGAAAAAAACAGACGCTACGCGCGGGAAAGAGAATATTTAAAAGACTGTGCGGCGAGAGATTCCATGACGAGACTTTTAAACCGCGGTACAATGGAAGAACGTATCAAAGAAGAATTAGAGGCAGTAGAAGAAGGACAGAATTATGCATACATCGCCCTGGATCTGGATAATTTTAAGCAGATCAATGATATGTATGGACATTGGGCTGGTGACAGTATCATTATGGGGATATCAAATATTTTAAGGGAAGTCTATGGTAATAATGCCCGCATCGGACGCATGGGCGGGGATGAATTTGCAGTATTTATTCCGGATGTAAAAGACCGTGCGCAGATACAAAGTCAGGCAGATGAAGTCTTACGCCGTCTGCGCCTCCAAAAAGAAATGATCGGAATGGCGGAGGAACCGACAGCAAGCATTGGCATTGCATTTGGTCCTGAGGATGGAAGGAGTTTCCGTGAATTGTATCACAGAGCGGATGAAGCACTCTATCAGGTCAAAAATGAAGAAAAAGACAGTATAGCAATTTATACAATGATCTAA